The Branchiostoma floridae strain S238N-H82 chromosome 17, Bfl_VNyyK, whole genome shotgun sequence genome has a window encoding:
- the LOC118404977 gene encoding E3 ubiquitin-protein ligase Midline-1-like: MYSMSRGEGQVLPCQICEEEPPSPAVKLCVQCNVKYCETCLSNYHPRKGVFARHQLVEPTAEKKTVMCSEHDDEKVNLVCMVCEVPICHLCKLVGEHKEHDVAALSTQYNVKKEHLGSNVLKLKSWMSSLETFINDLDKMKQQVKNGGEQMRVKINSAMDELVSILQERRDVMLEKSRDMEKEKMDRLEQEDTKRKDELKTCKAVTSYADEVAKETDQACFLQAVKATNDRVTKTTPTKGHLKLPCDGEFPSPDFSSVAEVLKKLCVTQAPGQSKFLDHTIDGTNIVLSWEDVKSANVFVGPIPRHELQWQKEDFKEDDGDKWVTVSDIQESRYNLALPKESCAVVCQVRGFRGSAVSRVYGPWSEPLRLKIDCLKQITTNDCNISVSSTYSNTTSSHLLDGRDDTCWCSDQEGGKHWIRLEMKKNISSVQSLALKLVPKQAGHLWDASCRPPHVAVYGGNSLGDLSLVWEVNIGDNDDDVTLLRNLDKVYRCFELKIDQAKGTRSYRGGPRYIVCQLKASGIVVTKM, encoded by the exons ATGTATAGTATGA GTCGAGGAGAGGGACAGGTCCTCCCCTGTCAGATCTGTGAGGaagaacccccctccccagccgtGAAGCTCTGTGTTCAGTGTAATGTGAAGTACTGCGAGACGTGCCTGTCTAACTACCATCCGAGGAAAGGTGTTTTTGCCAGACATCAGCTTGTGGAACCAACAGCTGAGAAGAAAACCGTCATGTGTTCTGAACATGATGATGAGAAG GTAAACCTGGTCTGCATGGTGTGTGAAGTTCCGATCTGCCATCTCTGTAAGTTGGTAGGAGAACATAAGGAACATGACGTGGCAGCACTATCCACACAGTACAATGTCAAAAAG GAGCACCTCGGCAGTAATGTGTTGAAGCTGAAGTCATGGATGTCAAGTCTGGAAACATTCATCAACGACTTGGATAAAATGAAACAGCAAGTAAAG AACGGAGGAGAGCAGATGAGAGTGAAAATCAACAGCGCCATGGACGAGCTGGTCAGCATCCTTCAAGAGAGACGTGATGTCATGCTTGAGAAGAGTCGGGACATGGAGAAGGAGAAGATGGACAGGTTAGAACAGGAAGACACCAAGAGAAAGGACGAACTCAAGACGTGTAAGGCCGTCACGTCATATGCAGATGAGGTCGCTAAGGAAACGGATCAAGCCTGCTTCTTACAG GCTGTTAAAGCTACAAATGACAG GGTAACCAAGACTACACCGACTAAGGGTCATCTTAAACTACCATGTGATGGAGAATTTCCGTCTCCAGATTTCAGCAGTGTTGCGGAGGTCCTGAAGAAGCTGTGTGTGACTCAAGCTCCAG GTCAGTCAAAATTTCTGGACCACACCATAGACGGCACTAACATTGTCCTTTCCTGGGAAGATGTCAAAAGTGCAAACGTATTCGTTGGACCAATCCCTCGGCATGAACTACAGTGGCAGAAAGAAGACTTCAAAGAAGATGATGGAGACAAGTGGGTTACTGTGTCTGACATTCAGGAATCCCGGTATAACTTGGCTCTACCAAAAGAGTCGTGCGCGGTTGTGTGTCAAGTGCGAGGCTTTCGTGGATCGGCCGTGAGCAGAGTGTACGGTCCTTGGAGTGAACCACTGCGCCTGAAGATCG ATTGTCTGAAGCAGATCACAACCAATGATTGCAACATATCAGTGTCATCGACATATTCTAATACAACCAGTTCACATCTTTTGGATGGGAGGGATGATACTTGCTGGTGCAGTGATCAAGAGGGAGGAAAG CACTGGATCAGGTTAGAAATGAAAAAGAACATAAGCTCTGTGCAAAGCCTGGCTCTGAAACTTGTTCCCAAGCAAGCTGGTCATTTATGGGACGCGTCCTGTAGACCTCCACATGTGGCTGTTTATGGTGGAAACAGCTTAGGAGATCTTAGTCTTGTTTGGGAGGTCAACATAGGCGACAATGACGATGATGTTACCCTGCTGCGGAACCTGGACAAG GTTTATCGGTGTTTTGAACTTAAGATCGATCAAGCCAAGGGCACACGGTCTTATCGCGGAGGTCCACGTTACATTGTGTGCCAGTTGAAAGCTTCTGGGATAGTTGTCACTAAAATGTAA
- the LOC118404978 gene encoding carboxypeptidase B-like has protein sequence MKAFLLLTTVFVAFAAKRFDGHQVLRIHPEHEGHLKKLVRLERFEQLVDFWKGPTCLSCPVDVRVPKNLLRKVKTLLEKTGMKYTVMVDDLQQSINMARSRHIRAVGFNFDDYNTYADIDSQLTDFATSYPSLASVFTIGTTYEGYYIRAIKVGSAGGNKPAVLLEGQLHARDWIVSATLMYNIKFLLEGYGNDSQITSLMDQVDFYFIPVTNVDGYVFTHTEDRMWKKTRSVRGLCFGVDANRNWDVHFGSSPSDDPCSDIYHGPVAFSEPETKAVRDLVMENSDNLKAYLSVHASGQTWMTPHGWTFNSAPDYEEQDDLAGRAVSAIYSVNGISFMHGTIANINGLVGGSSCDWAYTVAGIKYSYAIQLRDGFVLPADQIRPSADEFFAGLLVVAEQVAAEY, from the exons ATGAAGGCTTTCCTGCTCCTGACAACGGTTTTCGTGGCGTTCGCGGCCAAGCGATTCGATGG ACACCAAGTTTTGCGTATCCACCCGGAGCACGAGGGGCATCTGAAGAAGCTGGTGCGACTGGAGAGGTTCGAACAATTG GTTGACTTCTGGAAGGGCCCGACCTGCCTCTCCTGTCCCGTGGATGTGCGCGTGCCCAAGAATCTCCTCAGGAAAGTGAAGACCCTGTTGGAGAAGACTGGCATGAAGTACACG GTGATGGTTGATGACCTTCAACAAAGCATCAATATGGCGAGATCACGCCACATTCGCGCCGTAGGCTTCAACTTCGACGACTACAACACCTATGCTGAC ATCGATTCGCAGCTAACAGACTTCGCGACGAGTTATCCCAGTCTGGCGTCCGTCTTCACCATCGGAACCACGTATGAAGGCTACTATATCAGAGCCATCAAG GTGGGGAGCGCTGGTGGAAACAAGCCCGCCGTTTTACTGGAGGGACAGCTCCACGCCCGGGATTGGATCGTGTCTGCTACTCTGATGTACAACATCAAGTTC TTACTGGAGGGCTATGGCAATGACAGCCAGATCACGTCCCTTATGGACCAGGTGGACTTCTACTTCATTCCGGTCACCAACGTTGACGGATACGTCTTCACTCACACGGAG GACCGGATGTGGAAAAAAACTCGTTCCGTCCGGGGGCTGTGCTTCGGAGTCGACGCCAACCGTAACTGGGACGTACACTTTG GCTCTAGCCCCAGCGACGACCCCTGCTCTGATATCTACCACGGACCGGTCGCCTTCTCCGAGCCCGAGACAAAGGCGGTCCGCGACTTGGTCATGGAGAACAGCGACAACCTGAAGGCTTACCTGAGCGTGCACGCCTCCGGTCAGACGTGGATGACCCCTCACGGCTGGACCTTCAACTCAGCGCCAGACTATGAGGAACAG GATGACCTTGCTGGAAGGGCAGTAAGCGCCATCTACTCTGTCAACGGGATCAGTTTCATGCATGGAACAATCGCCAACATCA acggCTTGGTGGGAGGATCCAGCTGTGATTGGGCTTACACCGTGGCCGGAATCAAGTATTCCTACGCCATCCAGCTCCGTGACGGCTTCGTCCTACCTGCCGACCAAATCCGACCTTCTGCCGACGAGTTCTTCGCAGGGCTTCTG GTTGTGGCCGAGCAGGTAGCGGCCGAATACTGA